The following are encoded in a window of Catenulispora sp. EB89 genomic DNA:
- the pknB gene encoding Stk1 family PASTA domain-containing Ser/Thr kinase, whose amino-acid sequence MDKTLDDSLVGQVLDERYRVDSLIARGGMATVYLATDRRLDRVVALKVMHPELARHDEFVSRFIREAKTAARLTHPNIVAVFDQSADGGHVYLVMEFIDGQTLRELLSDRGRFTPREALEILAPVLSALGAAHRAGMVHRDVKPENVLIGKEGTYAHAVKVADFGLARSAAAGATVSLAGMIVGTASYLAPEQVKSGICDARSDVYSAGIVLYEMLTGAKPFVADSPIQVAYRHVHDDVPAPSAAVPGLDPALDALVARATAKEPGERPGDANVLHAEVLRTIGSLPDAALDFGAIPEDRDPDNTATAEFAALAGQRHTARTRVMPAPENTRAVPPPPPLPTNPTRVDHAARATKPGGKQVYKARTSPNQPRQLIPADQPWRPRRGHYALAVILVLAVILGIVAWWTTSGQFRSMPSVIRQTQDAALAELTRDGLHPQVLSDYSDSVPSGQVITSSPDPSGKVKKGGPVKITVSRGPKPVLVPDESGQTPDSAVEALRSAGFQVVIAPDQVFSETVASGSVVSVNPSSAQPGSTVTLTLSKGAATFPVPDVTGLSEDDARAKLAAQGFTNVEVNKWFFGNTIHSQQPEAGTYARHKDPVALFENPLS is encoded by the coding sequence GTGGACAAGACTTTGGACGATTCGCTGGTCGGGCAGGTCCTCGACGAGCGCTACCGGGTCGACTCCCTGATTGCTCGCGGGGGCATGGCGACGGTCTACCTGGCCACCGACCGGCGGCTCGACCGCGTGGTCGCGCTCAAGGTCATGCATCCTGAGCTGGCGCGGCACGACGAGTTCGTGTCGCGCTTCATCCGGGAGGCGAAGACCGCCGCGCGCCTGACCCACCCCAACATCGTCGCGGTGTTCGACCAGAGTGCCGACGGCGGGCACGTGTATCTGGTCATGGAGTTTATCGACGGCCAGACGCTGCGCGAGCTGCTGTCCGACCGCGGCCGCTTCACCCCGCGCGAGGCGCTGGAGATCCTGGCGCCGGTGCTCTCGGCGCTGGGCGCCGCGCACCGCGCCGGGATGGTGCACCGGGACGTGAAGCCGGAGAACGTGCTGATCGGCAAGGAGGGGACCTACGCGCACGCGGTGAAGGTCGCCGACTTCGGGCTGGCGCGCTCGGCGGCGGCCGGGGCCACGGTGTCGCTGGCCGGGATGATCGTCGGCACCGCCTCGTATCTGGCCCCCGAGCAGGTCAAGTCCGGGATCTGCGACGCCCGCTCGGACGTGTACTCGGCCGGCATCGTGCTCTACGAGATGCTCACCGGCGCCAAGCCGTTCGTCGCCGACTCCCCGATCCAGGTGGCCTACCGGCACGTCCACGACGACGTGCCGGCCCCCTCGGCCGCCGTGCCGGGCCTGGACCCGGCGCTGGACGCGCTGGTCGCCCGGGCCACCGCCAAGGAGCCGGGCGAGCGGCCCGGCGACGCCAACGTCCTGCACGCCGAGGTGCTGCGCACCATCGGCAGCCTGCCGGACGCCGCGCTGGACTTCGGCGCGATCCCGGAGGACCGGGACCCGGACAACACCGCGACCGCGGAGTTCGCGGCCCTGGCCGGGCAGCGCCACACCGCGCGCACCCGGGTCATGCCGGCGCCGGAGAACACCCGCGCGGTGCCGCCGCCCCCGCCGCTGCCGACCAACCCGACCCGGGTGGACCACGCGGCCCGGGCCACCAAACCCGGCGGCAAGCAGGTCTACAAGGCCCGCACCTCCCCGAACCAGCCGCGCCAGCTGATCCCGGCCGACCAGCCCTGGCGGCCGCGGCGCGGGCACTACGCGCTGGCCGTGATCCTGGTGCTCGCGGTGATCCTGGGGATCGTGGCGTGGTGGACCACCAGCGGGCAGTTCCGCTCGATGCCCTCGGTGATCCGGCAGACCCAGGACGCCGCGCTGGCCGAGCTGACCCGCGACGGCCTGCACCCGCAGGTGTTGAGCGACTACAGCGACAGCGTGCCGTCCGGGCAGGTGATCACCTCCTCGCCGGATCCGTCCGGCAAGGTGAAGAAGGGCGGCCCGGTGAAGATCACGGTCTCCCGCGGCCCCAAGCCGGTCCTGGTGCCGGACGAGTCGGGTCAGACCCCTGATTCGGCCGTCGAGGCCCTGCGGTCGGCCGGCTTCCAGGTGGTGATCGCCCCGGACCAGGTCTTCTCCGAGACCGTGGCCAGCGGTTCCGTGGTGTCGGTGAACCCCTCCTCGGCACAGCCGGGGAGCACGGTGACGCTGACGCTGTCCAAGGGCGCCGCGACCTTCCCGGTACCGGATGTGACCGGACTTTCGGAGGACGACGCCCGCGCAAAGCTGGCGGCCCAGGGCTTCACCAACGTAGAAGTCAACAAGTGGTTCTTCGGCAACACGATCCATTCACAGCAGCCTGAGGCGGGGACGTATGCACGGCACAAGGACCCCGTGGCGCTTTTCGAGAACCCGCTGTCCTGA
- a CDS encoding SpoIIE family protein phosphatase — MADQVATPFSGTPGAPDAGAAGAGGDKRTPRHAAPPHDWHDTADSVRLRLALLNRASEEIGTTLDLVRTAEELVGIAIPDFADTTWVLLQERVATHHEIPAPFKDGGARVRRLALGVSDKDPLPVEFWLSTLPIGETAVCPPASPFARCMAERRSLFFPVVPEELALRTSEDFGRPDFYQAIAGRSLLLSPLMARGRVLGLLAFNRDPAARAEFCGRDVELADNLARRTALCIDNARLYNLEKSQALTLQSSLLPKRVQPPPGMEVAHRYVPGSDVAEVGGDWFDVIPLTGGRVALVVGDVMGHGMQAATVMGQLRTAVRTLARLELPVTELMGHLDALLPDMADSYLFATCIIAVHDPEARTCEIVRAGHVPPVIVHPDPAVKPRIEDVPANRPLGLGFVSDPFESWTLDLPEGSLLVLCTDGLVESKNRDIGDGLHLLLENLGDPEAGLEEICDTLTRTLVLEGDRDDLALLVARIGRAPSRSASWELPAESYAVREARHFVRQQAGSWGLPADTVDTAELLVSELATNAVRHAAGPGPIEIRLSYDERLTCEVADQVGAEPRPAALPDDLEESGRGLFLVSELSADWGSRRTSTGKVVWFALEALAVAA, encoded by the coding sequence GTGGCGGATCAAGTCGCCACTCCTTTTTCCGGTACACCCGGCGCCCCGGACGCGGGCGCGGCCGGAGCGGGGGGTGACAAGCGCACCCCCCGGCACGCGGCACCGCCGCACGACTGGCACGACACCGCCGACTCGGTGCGCCTGCGACTGGCCCTGCTGAACCGGGCCAGCGAGGAGATCGGCACCACGTTGGATCTGGTGCGCACGGCCGAGGAACTGGTCGGCATCGCGATACCCGACTTCGCCGACACCACGTGGGTGCTGCTGCAGGAGCGGGTCGCCACGCACCACGAGATCCCGGCGCCGTTCAAGGACGGCGGCGCGCGGGTGCGCCGGCTGGCCCTGGGCGTCTCGGACAAGGACCCGCTGCCGGTGGAGTTCTGGTTGTCCACCCTGCCGATCGGCGAGACCGCGGTGTGCCCGCCGGCCTCCCCGTTCGCGCGGTGCATGGCCGAGCGGCGCTCGCTGTTCTTCCCGGTGGTCCCGGAGGAGTTGGCGCTGCGCACCTCCGAGGACTTCGGACGGCCGGACTTCTACCAGGCGATAGCGGGGCGTTCCCTGCTTCTCAGCCCTTTGATGGCTCGCGGCCGGGTGCTGGGCCTGCTGGCGTTCAACCGCGACCCGGCGGCACGCGCCGAGTTCTGCGGCCGGGACGTGGAGCTGGCGGACAACCTGGCGCGGCGCACGGCGCTGTGTATAGACAACGCGCGGCTGTACAACCTGGAGAAGTCGCAGGCGCTGACGTTGCAGAGTTCGTTGTTGCCCAAGCGGGTGCAGCCGCCGCCGGGGATGGAGGTCGCGCACCGGTACGTGCCGGGCAGCGACGTGGCGGAGGTCGGCGGCGACTGGTTCGACGTGATCCCGCTGACCGGCGGCCGGGTGGCGCTGGTGGTCGGGGACGTGATGGGGCACGGGATGCAGGCGGCCACGGTGATGGGGCAGCTGCGCACCGCGGTGCGGACGCTGGCCCGGCTGGAGCTGCCGGTGACCGAGCTGATGGGGCACCTGGACGCGCTGCTGCCGGACATGGCCGACAGCTACCTGTTCGCCACGTGCATCATCGCGGTGCACGACCCTGAGGCGCGCACGTGCGAGATCGTGCGGGCCGGCCACGTGCCGCCGGTGATCGTGCACCCGGACCCGGCGGTGAAGCCGCGGATCGAGGACGTGCCGGCGAACCGGCCGCTGGGGCTGGGGTTCGTCTCGGACCCGTTCGAGTCCTGGACGCTGGACCTGCCGGAGGGCTCGCTGCTGGTGCTGTGCACGGACGGCCTGGTGGAGTCGAAGAACCGCGACATCGGAGACGGATTACATCTGTTGTTGGAGAACCTCGGCGATCCCGAAGCGGGCCTGGAAGAGATCTGCGACACCCTGACCCGGACGCTGGTGCTGGAGGGCGACCGCGACGACCTGGCGCTGCTGGTGGCGCGGATCGGGCGCGCGCCGTCGCGCTCGGCGTCGTGGGAGCTGCCGGCGGAGTCCTACGCGGTGCGCGAGGCGCGGCACTTCGTGCGGCAGCAGGCCGGCTCGTGGGGGCTGCCGGCGGACACCGTCGACACCGCGGAGCTGTTGGTCAGCGAGCTGGCGACGAACGCGGTGCGGCACGCGGCCGGGCCCGGGCCGATCGAGATCCGGCTGTCGTACGACGAGCGGCTGACGTGCGAGGTGGCCGACCAGGTCGGGGCGGAGCCGCGGCCGGCGGCGCTGCCGGACGATCTGGAGGAGAGCGGCCGGGGGCTGTTCCTGGTCAGCGAGCTGTCGGCGGACTGGGGGTCGCGGCGGACGTCGACGGGGAAGGTCGTGTGGTTCGCGCTGGAGGCGTTGGCTGTGGCGGCTTAG